The following nucleotide sequence is from Thermostaphylospora chromogena.
GGGCTCCGGGCCGCGGCGGCGTGGTCGCCCGGGGCCCGCTGGCCCGCGCTGATCCGGGCCGCGGCGGTGCGGGCCAGGGACGACCTGTTCGGCAGCGTGCTCGTGGCGGGCGGCGTGATCGTGGTCATGACGGTGACCTGGCAGCTGCCTCCGCTGTTCGTGCCGGCGGTGGGACTGCTGGCCGGGGCGGCGCTGGCCGTTCATGGACGCGGCCGTTGACGCCCCGGCGGGCGGGGCGGGCGGGCATTGACACCCCGCCCGCGGCGGTCGTAGCGTCGTGAAATAGGTGTGTTAAAACGTTTTTTCGGCGGGGCGTTCCCGATACGGGCGCCACGTCGGTGGGAGTCGCCGTGCAACGCGTGTGTTTCCTGTTGAAGGTCCGGCCCGACCGAATCGAGGAGTACCGTGAGCGTCACGCCGCGGTGTGGCCGGAGATGCTCCAGGCGCTGAGTGAATCCGGCTGGCGCAACTACTCGCTGTTCCTGCGCGAGGACGGTCTGCTGGTCGGCTACTTCGAGACCGAGGACCTCGACGCCGCCCGCGCCGCGATGGCACGGCGCGAGGTCAACGCGCGCTGGCAGGCCGAGATGGCCCCGTTCTTCGAGGGCCTCGACGGCAAGGCGCCCGACGAGGGCTTCGTGCCCCTGCAGGAGATCTTCCACCTTGACTGAGCGCTCGCCGGACGGGTCCGGCCGGACCCCGCACCGCGGATCAGGGACCGGCCGGCGCCCTCCCCACGGATCGGGCCGGCCCTCGCGGGCCGGATCCCGCTGCGACGGCCTGCGGACCCGAGCCGAGGGCTTACGCGCTCCCCGCGGGCCCGGCGGCGGTGGCGTGGCTCACGTCACCGGCGGCGCGCACGTCACCGCGCGGCACCGTGCCGCGTCTCCTCCCCACTCTGAAGGCGAAGGTCTCCACGCTGGAGTTTCGATGAAGGACACCAAAGAGATAAAGGACGCGCTGAGAACGCAGCGCATCGAGACGCCCTCCTGGGCGTACGGCAACTCCGGTACCCGCTTCAAGGTGTTCACCCAGCCGGGGGTGCCACGCGATCCCTACGAGAAGATCGCCGACGCGGCCCAGGTGCACCGCTTCACCGGTATCGCCCCCACGGTCGCGCTGCACATCCCCTGGGACAGGGTCGACGACTACGCCGACCTGGCCCGGCACGCCCGCGAACACGGCGTGGAGATCGGCGCGATCAACTCCAACGTCTTCCAGGATGACGACTACAAGCTGGGCAGCGTGACCAACCCCGACCCCCGGGTGCGCCGCAAGGCACTGAACCACCTGCTCGAGTGCGTCGACATCATGGACGAGACCGGCTCGGACACACTGAAGCTGTGGTTCTCCGACGGCACCAACTACCCCGGCCAGGACGACATCCGCGCCCGTCAGGACCGGCTGGCCGAAGCGCTGGCCGCGGTGTACGAGCGGCTGGGCGAGAACCAGCGGTTCCTGCTGGAGTACAAGCTGTTCGAACCCGCCTTCTACATGACCGACGTGCCCGACTGGGGCACCGCCTACGCCCACTGCGTCAAGCTGGGGCCCAAGGCGCAGGTCGTGGTGGACACCGGGCATCACGCACCGGGCACCAACATCGAGTTCATCGTGGCGTTCCTGCTGCGTGAGGGCAAGCTCGGCGGCTTCGACTTCAACTCCCGCTTCTACGCCGACGACGACCTCATGGTCGGCTCGGCGGACCCGTTCCAGCTCTTCCGCATCATGTTCGAAGTGGTGCGCGGCGGCGGGTACGGCCCTCACGTGGCGTTCATGCTCGACCAGTGCCACAACATCGAGCCGAAGATCGCCGGCCAGATCCGCTCGGTGATGAACGTCCAGGAGGCCACCGCCAAGGCGCTGCTGGTGGACCGTGAGGCGCTCGCCGCGGCGCAGGCGGAGGGCGACGTGCTGGGCGCCAACGCGATCCTGATGGACGCCTACAACACCGACGTGCGCCCGCTGCTGGCCGAGCTGCGCGAGGAGATGGGGCTGGCGCCCGACCCGATGGCGGCCTACCGCGAGTCCGGGTACTACGAGAAGATCGTCGCCGAGCGCGTCGGCGGCACTCAAGCAGGCTGGGGGGCCTGATGGAGATCGTCCGGCAACTTCTGGAACGCTGCCACACGCTCGGCTCGGACCCGCGCAACACCAACTACGCCGGAGGCAACGCCTCGGCCAAGGGGGTCGCCACCGACCCGGTGACGGGTTCGGAGGTCGAGCTGATGTGGGTCAAGGGCTCCGGGGGAGACCTCGGCACGCTGACCGAGAGCGGCCTGGCCGTGCTGCGGCTGGACCGGCTGCGCGCGCTGCGCGACGTCTACCCGGGGGTCGAGCGCGAGGACGAGATGGTCGCCGCGTTCGATTACTGCCTGCACGGGCGCGGGGGAGCCGCGCCCAGCATCGACACCGCCATGCACGGCCTGGTGAACGCCGCCCACGTCGACCACCTGCACCCCGACGCGGGCATCGCCATCGCCACCGCCGAGGACGGTCCCGAGCTGACCCGGCGTATCTTCGGCGATCGGGTGCTGTGGGTTCCGTGGCGGCGGCCCGGCTTCCAGCTCGGCCTGGACATCGCCGCGATCAAGGACGAGAACCCGCAGGCCATCGGCGTCATCCTGGGCGGGCACGGCATCACCGCCTGGGGCGACACCTCGCAGGAGTGCCAGGACCACTCGCTGGAGATCATCCGCACCGCGGAGCGCTACCTGGCCGAGCACGGCCGTCCCGACCCGTTCGGCCGCCGCGTGTACGAGCCGCTGCCCGAGGCGGAGCGGCATGAGCGCGCCGCCGCGCTGTTCCCGGTGATCCGCGGCCTGGTCAGCACCGACAGGCGGCAGGTCGGCCACTACACCGACAGCCCCGAGGTGCTGGAGTTCCTGGCCGGCGAGCGGCACCCGGAGCTGGCCGCGCTCGGCACCTCCTGCCCGGACCACTTCCTGCGCACCAAGGTGGCCCCGCTCGTCCTCGACCTGCCGCCGGACGCCCCGCTGGAGGCCGCGGTGGAGCGGCTGGGCGAGCTGCACGCGGCCTACCGCGAGGAGTACCGCGCCTACTACGAACGGCACGCGACCCCGGACTCGCCGCCGATGCGCGGCGCCGACCCGGCGATCGTGCTGGTCCCCGGCGTGGGCATGTTCTCCTTCGGCAAGGACAAGCAGACCGCGCGGGTCGCCGGCGAGTTCTACATCAACGCGATCAACGTCATGCGCGGCGCGGAGTCGGTCTCCCGCTACCGTCCGATCGACGAGGCGGAGAAGTTCCGCATCGAGTACTGGGAGCTGGAGGAGGCCAAGCTCCGCCGGATGCCCCC
It contains:
- the rhaI gene encoding L-rhamnose isomerase: MKDTKEIKDALRTQRIETPSWAYGNSGTRFKVFTQPGVPRDPYEKIADAAQVHRFTGIAPTVALHIPWDRVDDYADLARHAREHGVEIGAINSNVFQDDDYKLGSVTNPDPRVRRKALNHLLECVDIMDETGSDTLKLWFSDGTNYPGQDDIRARQDRLAEALAAVYERLGENQRFLLEYKLFEPAFYMTDVPDWGTAYAHCVKLGPKAQVVVDTGHHAPGTNIEFIVAFLLREGKLGGFDFNSRFYADDDLMVGSADPFQLFRIMFEVVRGGGYGPHVAFMLDQCHNIEPKIAGQIRSVMNVQEATAKALLVDREALAAAQAEGDVLGANAILMDAYNTDVRPLLAELREEMGLAPDPMAAYRESGYYEKIVAERVGGTQAGWGA
- a CDS encoding bifunctional aldolase/short-chain dehydrogenase; translated protein: MEIVRQLLERCHTLGSDPRNTNYAGGNASAKGVATDPVTGSEVELMWVKGSGGDLGTLTESGLAVLRLDRLRALRDVYPGVEREDEMVAAFDYCLHGRGGAAPSIDTAMHGLVNAAHVDHLHPDAGIAIATAEDGPELTRRIFGDRVLWVPWRRPGFQLGLDIAAIKDENPQAIGVILGGHGITAWGDTSQECQDHSLEIIRTAERYLAEHGRPDPFGRRVYEPLPEAERHERAAALFPVIRGLVSTDRRQVGHYTDSPEVLEFLAGERHPELAALGTSCPDHFLRTKVAPLVLDLPPDAPLEAAVERLGELHAAYREEYRAYYERHATPDSPPMRGADPAIVLVPGVGMFSFGKDKQTARVAGEFYINAINVMRGAESVSRYRPIDEAEKFRIEYWELEEAKLRRMPPPKPLSTRVALVTGGGSGIGAATARRLAAEGACVVVADRDAAAAEKVAAEIGATALRPQDAAVAVTVDVTDEEQIVRAVRQAVLAFGGVDLVVNNAGLSLSRSLLETTVDDWDLQHNVMARGSFLVSRETARVMIDQGMGGDIVYIASKNSVFAGPNNVAYGAAKADQAHQVRLLAAELGEHGIRVNGVNPDGVVRGSGIFASGWGANRAAVYGVPEEKLGEFYAQRTLLKREVLPEHVAQAVFLLTQLSHTTGLHVPVDAGVPAAFLR
- a CDS encoding L-rhamnose mutarotase, producing MQRVCFLLKVRPDRIEEYRERHAAVWPEMLQALSESGWRNYSLFLREDGLLVGYFETEDLDAARAAMARREVNARWQAEMAPFFEGLDGKAPDEGFVPLQEIFHLD